One genomic segment of Spirochaeta cellobiosiphila DSM 17781 includes these proteins:
- a CDS encoding ABC transporter substrate-binding protein produces MKRILTLILALMVFLMILGTTSCQKKDDMSKGSDKKVVTMAGPFTDNDAVKFEESIKAFEEETGIDIQYEGSKEFEASISVRIEGGNPPDIADFPQPGLLENFVKTGKVIDLSKTLDMTKVRNNYIQSWLDMGTMTGPDGPIMAGLWARVNLKGIVWYNKKAFDAAGYKVPTTWAELESLMEQIKSDGDAPWAIGIESGAATGWTATDWTEQLMLRTTSLENYDRWLTGDLKFDSPEVRTAIQTWSDIWFPEGNVYGGRKSIPTTSFGDSAKVLFEEPPKAWLHDQGNFIVSFFPEGLQPGVDYDFFNLPPVNDTYGAPLLVGGDIYAMFNDRPEVRQVMQYFASAQSIKTWLASGGVLAPQKDVDPNWLTNPVDRRLQELLKNAKALRFDGSDLMPGAVGAGSFWKEMTGYVSGSRTLDQAVKAIDASWPN; encoded by the coding sequence ATGAAAAGAATCTTAACTCTTATTCTGGCTTTAATGGTGTTCTTGATGATTCTAGGCACTACTAGCTGTCAGAAAAAAGATGACATGTCAAAAGGATCAGACAAGAAAGTTGTTACCATGGCTGGTCCCTTTACTGACAATGATGCTGTTAAGTTTGAGGAAAGTATCAAAGCCTTCGAAGAAGAAACAGGCATTGATATCCAATATGAAGGTTCAAAAGAATTTGAAGCCTCCATATCTGTGCGTATTGAAGGAGGGAATCCTCCTGATATAGCTGACTTTCCCCAACCGGGTCTACTGGAAAACTTTGTAAAGACAGGTAAGGTTATTGACTTAAGCAAGACTCTGGACATGACTAAAGTAAGAAATAATTACATTCAGAGCTGGCTTGATATGGGAACTATGACAGGTCCTGATGGTCCCATTATGGCGGGGTTATGGGCCAGAGTTAATCTTAAAGGAATAGTGTGGTATAACAAAAAAGCTTTTGATGCTGCAGGATATAAAGTGCCTACTACATGGGCCGAGCTAGAGTCTTTGATGGAACAAATCAAGAGTGACGGAGACGCTCCCTGGGCCATCGGTATAGAATCCGGCGCCGCTACTGGCTGGACTGCCACCGATTGGACAGAACAGTTAATGCTTAGAACCACATCCTTGGAAAATTATGACAGATGGTTAACTGGGGATTTGAAGTTTGATTCCCCTGAAGTCAGAACAGCGATTCAGACCTGGTCTGATATATGGTTCCCTGAAGGAAATGTGTATGGTGGTAGAAAGTCTATTCCAACCACATCTTTTGGTGATTCTGCCAAAGTATTATTCGAAGAACCACCTAAAGCCTGGTTGCATGATCAAGGGAACTTCATTGTGTCATTCTTCCCTGAAGGCTTACAGCCCGGGGTAGATTACGACTTCTTTAATCTTCCTCCTGTTAATGATACTTATGGGGCTCCATTGCTTGTTGGTGGGGATATTTACGCTATGTTTAATGACCGTCCTGAAGTAAGACAAGTGATGCAGTATTTTGCTTCGGCCCAATCTATTAAAACATGGCTTGCCTCTGGTGGGGTTCTGGCTCCTCAGAAGGATGTTGATCCTAATTGGCTGACTAATCCTGTTGATAGAAGATTACAGGAATTGCTTAAGAATGCCAAAGCCTTGCGCTTTGATGGTTCTGACTTAATGCCTGGAGCCGTAGGTGCCGGTTCTTTCTGGAAAGAAATGACAGGTTATGTCTCAGGTTCCAGAACTTTGGATCAAGCTGTTAAGGCTATTGATGCTTCGTGGCCGAATTAG
- a CDS encoding YgaP family membrane protein has product MKNIGSLDRLIRFVLGAVFVVVSIIMQVSMGGLWFLGAVLGAVFIVTAFFSFCPLYLPFHINTRPKE; this is encoded by the coding sequence ATGAAAAATATTGGTTCATTAGACAGGTTAATTCGATTTGTTCTTGGCGCTGTATTCGTTGTAGTATCGATCATCATGCAAGTAAGCATGGGAGGTCTCTGGTTCCTGGGGGCTGTACTCGGGGCTGTATTTATTGTGACCGCTTTCTTTTCATTCTGCCCTCTGTATTTGCCTTTTCACATAAATACGCGACCTAAGGAATAA
- a CDS encoding DNA-binding domain-containing protein codes for MRKINYYLEPNNLQNKELKKYVARVIAKDSLSQEDILNIMASKNTTVSRQDIMVVLDLLTEVIKAELLVGNRINMDLFKASTSIGGGFPEENSEFDPDEHKVRVNLNPSKELKSYILKGASFQKCHPNQKYPKINLIYNFEANNYGPDYSPGQVIELQGRSFDLSDDVQLVLTNETDGSYWDITKVLRRTPTIILCTLPQDLPLGNYHLSLTFGKDLDRIQTCFSNILSIKL; via the coding sequence ATGAGAAAAATCAATTACTATCTAGAACCTAACAACCTGCAAAACAAAGAACTTAAGAAGTATGTTGCCCGTGTCATTGCCAAGGACAGTCTAAGCCAGGAAGATATCCTCAATATCATGGCTTCGAAGAACACCACCGTATCCCGGCAAGATATTATGGTTGTGTTAGACCTATTAACGGAAGTCATCAAAGCTGAGCTCTTGGTTGGTAATCGTATTAATATGGATTTGTTCAAAGCTTCTACCAGTATTGGTGGCGGTTTCCCTGAAGAGAACAGTGAATTTGATCCTGATGAGCATAAGGTGCGGGTGAATTTGAATCCGTCCAAGGAGCTGAAGAGCTATATCCTTAAGGGCGCTTCTTTTCAAAAGTGCCATCCTAATCAGAAGTATCCCAAGATCAATCTTATCTATAACTTTGAAGCCAACAACTATGGTCCCGACTACAGTCCTGGCCAGGTGATAGAACTACAAGGAAGAAGTTTTGACTTGTCCGATGATGTTCAGTTAGTGCTTACGAATGAAACTGATGGTTCCTACTGGGATATTACAAAAGTCCTGCGACGAACTCCCACTATTATTCTCTGTACTCTTCCCCAAGATCTCCCCCTTGGGAATTATCACCTTAGCTTGACCTTTGGTAAGGACCTTGATCGGATTCAAACCTGCTTCAGTAATATCTTAAGTATCAAATTGTAA
- the ald gene encoding alanine dehydrogenase: protein MRIGCVREIKTHEYRVGLTPSCVKDYIRHGHQVLMEAGAGRGAGYTDQEYIEAGASIAEARENVFHNSDMIIKVKEPQADEIAMLEKGQILFTYLHLAADLEQTQGLINSGAKAIAYETIEGPDGSLPCLRPMSEIAGRLSVQEGAKYLEKHFGGRGVLLGGVPGVPRGDIVILGGGVVGTNAAQIAMGLGANVTILDINAKRLAYLDQLYFGRINTLYSTEATIEEMIQKADVLIGAVLIPGAKAPRLVTKDQLKLMKKGAVIVDVDVDQGGCIETAKPTTHDEPTYKVENIIHYCVTNMPGGVARTATQALTSSTLHYGLEIADKGFEKALLDNPGLMKGLNIYKGQVTYPDVAEVFDLPYVDPYTVIK, encoded by the coding sequence ATGAGGATCGGATGCGTTAGAGAAATCAAAACTCATGAATACCGTGTAGGATTAACTCCCTCCTGTGTTAAGGATTATATCCGACATGGACATCAGGTCTTAATGGAGGCTGGTGCTGGTAGGGGAGCTGGATATACTGATCAGGAATACATTGAAGCAGGAGCTTCCATTGCAGAAGCAAGGGAAAATGTTTTTCATAATAGCGATATGATTATTAAAGTCAAAGAACCCCAGGCTGATGAGATCGCCATGTTGGAAAAAGGACAGATTCTGTTTACTTACCTTCACTTGGCGGCAGATCTTGAGCAGACTCAAGGACTCATTAACTCAGGAGCTAAGGCTATCGCCTATGAGACTATCGAAGGGCCTGATGGATCCCTTCCCTGTCTACGGCCTATGAGTGAGATCGCTGGAAGACTTAGTGTTCAGGAAGGGGCTAAGTACCTGGAAAAACATTTTGGAGGACGAGGGGTTCTCTTGGGTGGTGTCCCTGGTGTCCCTAGAGGTGATATCGTTATCTTAGGTGGTGGTGTGGTAGGGACAAATGCCGCTCAGATTGCCATGGGTCTCGGAGCTAATGTTACCATACTGGACATTAATGCCAAACGTTTGGCCTATCTGGATCAATTATATTTTGGTCGTATTAATACCCTGTATTCCACAGAAGCAACCATTGAAGAAATGATTCAAAAGGCTGATGTCCTGATTGGGGCTGTATTGATTCCCGGAGCGAAAGCTCCCCGTCTTGTGACAAAGGATCAGTTAAAGCTCATGAAAAAAGGGGCTGTTATCGTTGATGTGGACGTCGATCAAGGGGGCTGTATTGAAACAGCAAAACCAACCACACATGATGAACCTACTTATAAAGTGGAAAACATCATTCATTACTGTGTAACGAATATGCCAGGTGGTGTCGCCCGAACTGCTACTCAGGCTTTAACTTCTTCTACCTTACATTATGGTTTAGAGATAGCTGATAAGGGATTTGAAAAAGCCCTATTGGATAATCCCGGATTAATGAAGGGGCTTAATATCTATAAGGGACAGGTTACTTATCCTGATGTAGCTGAAGTCTTTGACTTACCTTATGTGGATCCTTATACGGTCATCAAATAG
- a CDS encoding Hsp70 family protein: MKIGIGLDFGNSNSTLALYDGKDITYIPLDGDKSVMPSALYLSREYVPTVGSKALSTYLDDNRGRRIQLKKKNIGIIQVHMGEMDRDHFEERERTITTDIHAYVDANQPGRLFASLKGYLGMKGEQRFQVFEKNFRLEALLTLIFNYIQECTEHQIHEATSFTVGRPVVYAGDHEDSNTTAIERMNYAWSNVREGKQEYVYEPLGAAASYFHTNKVKEGERVFVFDFGGGTLDLCVLQMDQDKPRVLGSAGLPKAGDYIDHELFKTIVFPHIGQGLELRLSKGSDKMYPFPFGEYTDNILNWQSTHLLTLPKYMEPINEGAMTTPEAVEPLTRLTKLIRNNGSFSLLKRIEQAKVALSKQDSVQLEMEEIDLNITLTKEDFKKILEPLSNEIQTLIVDFLKDVNVRADQIDRVVCTGGSSQIPMIQDLLDSNFPGKIESYSPFNSIASGLAIMDYNRKSS; encoded by the coding sequence ATGAAAATCGGAATCGGACTTGATTTTGGTAATTCTAATTCAACCTTAGCCCTCTATGATGGCAAGGATATTACTTATATACCCTTAGATGGGGATAAAAGCGTTATGCCTTCAGCCTTATATCTAAGCCGAGAATATGTACCCACTGTCGGATCCAAAGCTTTATCAACCTACTTAGATGACAACAGAGGCCGTCGGATTCAATTAAAAAAGAAGAATATCGGTATCATACAAGTACACATGGGAGAGATGGACCGGGATCATTTTGAAGAAAGGGAACGGACCATCACTACAGATATCCATGCCTATGTGGATGCCAATCAGCCGGGAAGGCTCTTTGCCAGTTTAAAGGGATACCTGGGAATGAAAGGGGAACAACGTTTTCAAGTCTTCGAAAAGAACTTCCGTCTGGAAGCCCTTCTTACTCTCATATTCAATTATATACAGGAATGTACAGAACATCAGATTCATGAAGCTACAAGCTTTACTGTAGGACGACCCGTTGTCTATGCCGGTGATCATGAAGATAGTAATACCACTGCCATAGAACGTATGAACTATGCCTGGTCTAATGTGCGGGAAGGAAAACAGGAATATGTTTATGAACCGCTGGGCGCTGCCGCCAGCTACTTCCATACTAATAAAGTCAAAGAAGGGGAAAGGGTATTCGTCTTTGATTTTGGAGGAGGGACTTTAGACCTCTGTGTACTCCAAATGGATCAGGACAAACCTAGAGTTTTAGGATCCGCTGGTTTGCCTAAAGCAGGGGATTATATTGATCATGAACTCTTCAAAACCATCGTATTCCCCCATATTGGACAGGGGCTGGAACTGCGCTTGTCAAAGGGAAGTGACAAGATGTATCCCTTTCCCTTTGGTGAATACACCGATAATATTCTCAACTGGCAAAGCACTCACCTTTTGACACTCCCCAAGTATATGGAGCCGATCAATGAAGGGGCCATGACCACACCGGAAGCTGTGGAACCTTTGACCCGTTTAACCAAATTGATCAGGAATAATGGATCCTTTTCCCTGTTAAAGCGAATAGAGCAAGCCAAAGTGGCCTTATCTAAACAGGACTCTGTTCAGTTGGAGATGGAAGAGATTGATCTGAACATAACCCTGACCAAGGAGGACTTTAAGAAAATTCTGGAACCACTAAGTAACGAGATACAGACTCTCATAGTGGATTTCCTAAAGGATGTAAATGTAAGGGCAGATCAGATCGATCGTGTGGTCTGTACAGGCGGATCAAGTCAAATCCCTATGATACAAGACCTTCTGGATTCAAATTTTCCTGGCAAGATAGAATCCTATTCCCCCTTCAATAGTATAGCTTCCGGCTTGGCTATTATGGATTACAACAGGAAAAGCTCTTAA
- the asd gene encoding aspartate-semialdehyde dehydrogenase, translating to MLKVGFIGWRGMVGSVLMNRMQEERDFEGIESYFFTTSQTGQKAPEYGQTGPDTLIDAHSIEALAKMDVLVVCQGGSYTEKVHPQLRQSGWQGYWIDAASTLRMKDNSLIILDPVNLNVIKEGLQKGVKDYIGGNCTVSLMLMGLGGLFQKDMIEWVTSMTYQAASGAGARNMKELISQMKTLGQVAGDLLDPSSAILELDKVITQTMRSKDFPIEQFGAPLAGSVLPWIDKEMENGQSKEEWKGQAETNKILGRSPIIPVDGICARIGSMRCHSQAITLKLRKDYPLDEIESIIEEANPWSKVIPNTKEDSLKYLTPTAVSGTLEVPVGRLRKMNMGPEFLSTFTVGDQLLWGAAEPLKRMLSLLKG from the coding sequence ATGCTGAAGGTTGGGTTCATAGGCTGGCGAGGAATGGTCGGTTCTGTTCTTATGAATAGAATGCAGGAAGAGAGGGATTTTGAAGGTATAGAGAGTTATTTCTTTACCACATCTCAAACAGGGCAAAAAGCTCCCGAATATGGACAAACAGGACCTGATACCTTGATTGATGCTCATAGTATTGAAGCTTTAGCAAAGATGGATGTTTTGGTGGTCTGCCAGGGGGGAAGTTATACGGAAAAAGTTCATCCCCAACTTCGTCAGTCAGGCTGGCAGGGATATTGGATTGATGCGGCATCTACCCTAAGAATGAAGGATAATTCCCTCATTATTTTAGATCCTGTTAATTTAAATGTGATTAAAGAAGGCCTTCAAAAGGGCGTTAAAGACTATATTGGCGGGAATTGCACCGTAAGTTTGATGCTTATGGGCTTGGGGGGATTGTTCCAAAAGGACATGATTGAATGGGTCACTAGTATGACCTATCAAGCGGCCAGTGGTGCAGGAGCCAGGAACATGAAGGAACTTATCAGCCAAATGAAGACCCTTGGCCAGGTGGCAGGTGATCTTCTGGATCCTTCCAGTGCCATTTTGGAACTAGATAAGGTCATTACCCAGACTATGCGCAGTAAGGATTTTCCAATAGAACAATTTGGTGCCCCTTTAGCGGGAAGTGTCCTCCCCTGGATCGACAAGGAAATGGAAAATGGCCAAAGTAAGGAAGAATGGAAAGGGCAGGCAGAAACGAATAAGATTCTGGGACGAAGTCCTATTATCCCTGTAGACGGGATATGTGCCCGTATTGGCTCCATGCGATGCCATTCTCAGGCGATAACCCTGAAGCTAAGGAAGGATTATCCCCTTGATGAGATCGAATCTATTATAGAGGAAGCTAATCCTTGGTCAAAGGTGATTCCTAACACTAAAGAAGATTCTCTTAAATATCTAACACCCACAGCCGTATCAGGAACCCTGGAAGTTCCTGTAGGACGATTACGTAAAATGAATATGGGGCCTGAGTTCCTGTCAACATTCACAGTAGGAGATCAATTATTGTGGGGTGCGGCAGAACCTCTTAAACGTATGTTATCCCTGCTTAAAGGTTAA
- a CDS encoding HAMP domain-containing methyl-accepting chemotaxis protein, which produces MKIRSKFIILGGVPLAAIILLFLMGVLGFRDIQSSVVQANSIQQDQTMMVDSDRDGYQALLALTEAIKDENRDKISQYKADYLENSEQTLKRIQEPGQRFSPDMLTGLNDFLEHYSLWDNLSKEVLTLVEETAQSNTEREKAMASSSQAFLTMRDVIDRVGETLDNQLDTALLRQASNLIINGDRDAYQAYLAQIQTDAISTDQELKELEKVWMSNSAQTKERITEGFRLVGLANSIEMSTFNDQYDLWQSEGLRSFQLLESTLNKNQKIASLLIDVQESFSLLHDTVDQLRGYQDTRVEEVLAGLYKNIAGTSTLYLFISLLALGITVSLVFITSQNIIKAAVKSMEFADSIAEGDLDVELHITQKDELGQLANSLTQMIKELKYKSQILDQIAEGDLRSHVELASERDALGQSLSFMSDSLNKLMKNIRTVASQVSSGANQIAQASQNLSQGATEQASALEDINGSVHELESHAIENVSNAEQARSKASGASHNAVNGKEHMAGLIAVMTKINESADAIDGVVKIVDDIAFQINLLALNANVEAARAGKYGKGFGVVADEVGRLAERSAQSVKEISEMVRQTVEKIKQGDEAAQITAKHLDSIVDDTLFMSDLMDRIVEMSKDQSEKIRDITKGISQIDQVTQGNTASAEESAAASEELASQAEELTNVVKQFQLRTNQQEQLLLAQSKY; this is translated from the coding sequence ATGAAAATAAGATCCAAGTTTATCATCCTCGGAGGTGTCCCCTTAGCTGCCATTATTCTGCTTTTTCTGATGGGGGTCTTAGGGTTCCGGGATATACAAAGTAGTGTTGTACAAGCCAATTCTATTCAACAAGATCAAACCATGATGGTTGATTCTGATAGAGATGGATACCAGGCTCTCTTAGCCTTAACAGAAGCTATCAAAGATGAAAATCGTGATAAAATATCACAATATAAAGCGGATTATCTGGAAAATAGTGAACAAACACTAAAGCGTATTCAGGAACCTGGACAGAGATTCTCGCCGGATATGCTGACTGGACTAAATGATTTCCTTGAACACTATAGCTTATGGGATAACCTTAGTAAGGAAGTCTTAACACTGGTAGAAGAAACGGCCCAAAGCAATACTGAGCGGGAAAAAGCTATGGCTTCTTCCTCTCAAGCCTTCCTGACCATGCGGGATGTGATAGACAGGGTAGGAGAGACACTGGATAATCAATTGGATACAGCTCTTCTTAGACAAGCTTCAAACCTCATCATCAATGGAGATCGGGATGCTTATCAAGCTTATCTAGCCCAAATTCAAACAGATGCTATAAGTACGGATCAAGAATTGAAGGAGTTGGAAAAAGTCTGGATGAGCAACTCCGCTCAAACCAAAGAACGGATAACAGAAGGTTTTCGTCTGGTGGGATTAGCTAATTCCATAGAGATGTCAACCTTTAATGATCAGTATGACTTGTGGCAGTCCGAAGGCCTTAGGTCTTTTCAATTACTGGAATCCACTTTGAACAAGAATCAAAAGATAGCTTCTCTCTTAATAGATGTACAAGAAAGCTTCTCATTACTTCACGATACAGTTGATCAGCTTAGAGGCTATCAGGATACTAGGGTTGAGGAAGTATTAGCCGGTTTATATAAGAATATTGCCGGTACCTCCACCTTATATCTTTTTATCTCTTTACTTGCTTTGGGTATCACAGTCTCATTGGTTTTCATCACATCCCAGAACATAATCAAGGCCGCAGTTAAAAGCATGGAGTTTGCTGATTCTATTGCCGAGGGAGATCTGGATGTCGAACTTCATATCACTCAAAAAGACGAGTTAGGCCAACTGGCCAACTCCTTAACCCAAATGATCAAGGAACTAAAGTATAAATCCCAAATTCTGGATCAAATAGCAGAAGGAGATTTACGTTCCCATGTCGAGTTAGCCTCAGAACGGGATGCTCTGGGGCAATCTTTGAGCTTTATGAGTGATTCCCTCAATAAACTTATGAAAAACATCCGGACAGTTGCGTCTCAAGTAAGTTCCGGAGCGAATCAGATAGCACAGGCCAGTCAAAACTTAAGCCAGGGCGCTACTGAGCAAGCTAGTGCCTTAGAGGATATCAATGGATCTGTTCATGAATTAGAAAGTCATGCAATAGAAAATGTCTCAAATGCAGAGCAAGCCCGATCCAAAGCCTCTGGGGCTTCCCATAATGCAGTAAATGGGAAGGAACATATGGCAGGATTAATCGCTGTTATGACCAAAATCAATGAATCTGCTGATGCCATCGATGGCGTTGTAAAGATCGTTGACGACATCGCTTTTCAAATCAATCTATTGGCCCTCAATGCCAATGTGGAGGCTGCTCGTGCCGGTAAATATGGAAAAGGTTTTGGTGTTGTCGCTGATGAGGTTGGTCGTCTAGCAGAAAGAAGTGCCCAGTCTGTAAAAGAAATCTCTGAGATGGTCAGACAAACTGTAGAAAAAATCAAACAAGGGGATGAAGCCGCCCAAATCACAGCCAAACATCTGGATTCCATTGTTGATGACACTCTCTTCATGTCAGATCTCATGGATCGTATTGTTGAAATGAGTAAAGATCAATCAGAAAAGATTAGGGATATCACTAAGGGTATCAGTCAGATAGATCAAGTAACCCAGGGGAATACAGCCAGTGCAGAAGAATCGGCCGCTGCCTCTGAAGAGTTGGCGTCTCAAGCTGAGGAACTAACCAATGTTGTTAAGCAGTTTCAGCTACGCACCAATCAACAGGAACAGCTTTTATTGGCACAGTCAAAATACTAG
- a CDS encoding TetR/AcrR family transcriptional regulator: protein MGIAERKQRDKERRIQEIINAARYLFSTKGLHNTTMMDIAEQAELSRRTLYHYFASKEDISYVIMLQSYQLMKNLILKSWEGYNRTAYEKMEFLKGALVDFYHKHFDEFTFTLFLDFSIDEEVPPTEEASKCYQIIDSLVSDIARILKEGVEDGSLRPLGEPEHVALTILTMLQGTMQKIALMKDWVKERYIKSNDIMINTMFDIYLSAIKA from the coding sequence ATGGGAATAGCCGAAAGAAAGCAAAGAGACAAAGAACGACGAATACAAGAGATCATTAATGCCGCAAGATATCTCTTTAGTACTAAGGGCCTTCATAACACCACTATGATGGACATCGCAGAACAGGCAGAATTGAGTCGTCGAACACTTTATCATTACTTTGCCAGTAAAGAAGATATCTCCTATGTTATTATGCTCCAATCCTATCAGCTTATGAAAAACCTAATATTGAAATCCTGGGAGGGGTATAACAGAACAGCCTATGAGAAAATGGAATTTCTCAAAGGGGCATTAGTAGACTTCTATCATAAGCATTTTGATGAATTTACCTTTACCCTTTTTCTGGACTTTTCTATTGACGAAGAGGTTCCTCCCACAGAAGAGGCCAGCAAGTGTTATCAAATAATCGACAGTTTGGTATCAGATATAGCGCGCATACTCAAAGAAGGTGTTGAGGATGGATCCCTACGCCCTCTAGGGGAGCCAGAACATGTAGCCCTAACTATATTAACCATGTTGCAAGGAACCATGCAGAAAATTGCCCTCATGAAGGATTGGGTAAAAGAGCGTTATATTAAAAGTAATGATATTATGATCAACACCATGTTTGATATCTATCTTTCAGCCATTAAAGCATAA
- a CDS encoding outer membrane lipoprotein-sorting protein, whose translation MYQYIKSVFLIGLICLKGPLFALNGEEIARQSLKAGPRISSYEALQMEIIKPDASVESTTLEKWVQNSKSGASTLMIFHTPISLANTKFLQIPKPGLDDLWLFQPIIERVSALDKSTRGKSFMGTDYSYYDWEDQELNSKTYELMREEVHQDWTCYVVKEIPIDQITSPYSLVMTWYDKRSFYPVYREFYDKENNLLKTFSVNNLEQISGYWTAIDSNIVNHNTGHMTVISQLKIIYDENFDPSMFTKDYLEKSK comes from the coding sequence ATGTATCAATATATCAAGAGTGTCTTCCTCATAGGACTTATTTGTTTGAAGGGGCCTTTATTTGCTCTCAATGGAGAGGAAATTGCAAGACAATCCCTTAAAGCAGGACCGCGAATATCTAGTTATGAGGCTCTCCAGATGGAAATCATAAAGCCAGATGCCAGTGTAGAATCTACGACCCTGGAAAAGTGGGTACAAAACTCGAAATCCGGTGCTTCAACTCTGATGATTTTTCATACTCCTATAAGTCTGGCAAACACAAAATTTCTTCAAATACCAAAACCGGGTCTGGATGATCTGTGGCTGTTTCAACCTATCATTGAAAGAGTAAGTGCTCTTGATAAAAGCACTCGGGGAAAATCTTTTATGGGAACAGATTATTCTTACTATGACTGGGAAGACCAGGAATTGAACAGTAAAACTTATGAATTAATGCGCGAGGAAGTTCATCAAGACTGGACTTGCTATGTTGTTAAGGAAATACCTATAGACCAGATCACAAGTCCCTACTCCCTGGTTATGACCTGGTATGATAAAAGGTCCTTTTATCCTGTGTATAGAGAATTCTATGATAAAGAGAATAACCTTTTAAAGACCTTTAGCGTTAATAATCTCGAACAGATATCAGGCTATTGGACGGCTATTGATAGTAATATTGTGAATCACAACACTGGGCATATGACGGTTATATCCCAATTAAAAATCATTTACGATGAAAACTTTGACCCTAGTATGTTCACTAAGGATTACCTGGAGAAAAGTAAATAA